TGACCACTGACTGTCTCTCTAAGGCAGGGCCGATCCGAAGGAGCCTCTCAGCATAATCGCTGCATTCAAATCAGGAATGTGCCGATACAGATAACTGATTAATCAAGTCTTGGGGAATGTGGTCGACCACGCAAGCAGCCATGCGTTGGTACCCTTGGACTCCCGGATGAAAGTGGTCAATGCCCCAGAAGTCGGGTCGGTCGGTGCCAACGTCGTCGCGGGTGGCATCCACGAAAGGTACCGAGGCGTCTTGGCAGACCTGACGGCTGGTCTGTGTCTGACGGGCTATCCGACGCTCCACCTCCGCCCTGAGCACCCTGCCCAGGGCTGGATCCCGATAGAGCTGACCGGAGCTGAGGACCAGCACCTGACGGCCCTTATCTTTAGCCAGCTCGATGCTGGCTGCCAGGTCATCCCGCCATTGCTCATCGGTGCGGTTGGCCATGATGTCGTTGGAACCTGCACACAGGACCAGCAGATCAGGATGGTCCTGCAGAGCGGGCAGGAATCTATAGCGCACCCTGCGAATGGTGGCCCCCAGCCGACCCTGGGTCGACCAGGATACCGGGCGCCCCAGCCGGGCGGCCAGGCAGGCGGCTATATCAGGGACGAAGCCCTGGCTCTGGTCCTCCACCCCGCAGCCGACCGCCATGGAGTCGCCCACCACCAGCATGGTCAGCGGCTCCAGGTCGCGGCCTCGGTCCGGAGGCGAGCAAAACCCCTGGCGTGAGCCGGGCGGCTCCTTGGCCAGAGTGATGTGCTGCTTGGCCCACCAAGCCTGGACCAGTGCCACCGGATTCATGCTCGCCGCCACCTTTCGCTGTTTGCCGTCCCCCTTGAGGAATTGCCGTTCGGAATTTTAACGCGGCCACCGGCCTGGCGGAAACCAGAAAGCTCACCTGGGCGGACGATAGGCAGGCCCATCAGACTGCGAGTCAGCGAAAGTCTTCAGCTCCTCCAGCGCATGCGCAGCCTGATCCATCTGCTCCTTGACCCTCTCCGGTGCGGTTCCACCCTGGCCCTGGCGAGCGCGCACGGCTCCACCGGCGGTCAGGACCGAACGAACTTCAGGAGCCCTCTCGACGGGCACCCAGTCAGCAAAGACCCTGACGAAATCGTCATCATCCAAGTCGGCCAGTTCGCAACCACGACCCTCGGCCAACTTGAC
The window above is part of the Bifidobacterium asteroides DSM 20089 genome. Proteins encoded here:
- a CDS encoding SGNH/GDSL hydrolase family protein; amino-acid sequence: MNPVALVQAWWAKQHITLAKEPPGSRQGFCSPPDRGRDLEPLTMLVVGDSMAVGCGVEDQSQGFVPDIAACLAARLGRPVSWSTQGRLGATIRRVRYRFLPALQDHPDLLVLCAGSNDIMANRTDEQWRDDLAASIELAKDKGRQVLVLSSGQLYRDPALGRVLRAEVERRIARQTQTSRQVCQDASVPFVDATRDDVGTDRPDFWGIDHFHPGVQGYQRMAACVVDHIPQDLINQLSVSAHS